The following coding sequences are from one Falco cherrug isolate bFalChe1 unplaced genomic scaffold, bFalChe1.pri U_24b, whole genome shotgun sequence window:
- the GARIN5A gene encoding Golgi-associated RAB2 interactor protein 5A translates to MGRLWRCLAQGEYGQLRDCPLFESDFMQVTWSGEVASQVTVGIAATSPLLPLPNLMLLARPVPASPPDTEELQLFGLLPLSCVRLSLHSHRCHQLRARLATGRTFYLQLLAPPRHLQRLFACWIRLLFLLQDPGGCPPGPPSPQGLPGAVGDPRDPSGDGEEPGEAVPAPQ, encoded by the exons ATGGGCCGGCTGTGGCGCTGCCTGGCCCAGGGGGAGTACGGGCAGCTGCGTGACTGCCCGCTCTTCGAGAGTGACTTCATGCAG GTGACATGGAGTGGCGAGGTGGCCAGCCAGGTGACGGTGGGCATCgctgccaccagccccctcctcccgcTCCCCAACCTCATGCTGCTGGCACGGCCGGTGCCAGCGTCCCCCCCTGACACTGAGGAGCTCCAGCTGTTCGG GCTGTTGCCGCTGTCCTGCGTCCGTCTGTCCCTGCACAGCCACCGGTGTCACCAGCTGCGGGCACGGCTGGCCACTGGCCGAACCTTCTACCTCCAGCTCCTGGCGCCGCCCCGACACCTCCAACGCCTCTTCGCCTGCTGGATCcggctcctcttcctcctccaggaCCCTGGTGGGtgccccccgggacccccatCCCCTCAGGGACTCCCTGGGGCGGTGGGGGACCCCCGGGACCCCTCTGGGGACGGGGAGGAGCCGGGAGAGGCAGTGCCTGCCCCCCAATAA